Proteins from a single region of Ziziphus jujuba cultivar Dongzao chromosome 1, ASM3175591v1:
- the LOC107413762 gene encoding mannosyl-oligosaccharide 1,2-alpha-mannosidase MNS3 isoform X2, which translates to MLTRSSPSQSVNHGLANDTRIKKDGNVVFSGGSRLGKFFRKPPRLPPQLPPGGRGSINSARQKKVKEAFLHAWLGYKKYAMGYDELMPLSRQGTDGLGGLGATIVDALDTALIMGADEIASEAGTWIETHLASRISEKGQVNLFETTIRVLGGLLSAYHLTSADNGMNSTSRGPNATVYLETAKNLADRLLSAFTSSPTPIPFSDVVLRDSSAHAAPDGLSSTSEVSTLQLEFNYLSTVSGDPKYSVAAMKVLEHMKTLQKVEGLVPIYISPHSGEFSGENIRLGSRGDSYYEYLIKIWLQRGSSQDSNLTYLHNMYVEAMKGVRNLLVRKSIPNGLVFVGELPYGSKGSFNPKMDHLVCFLPGTLALGATKGITKEKALRDNLLNFEDLENLKLAEDLAKTCFEMYSVTSTGLAPEIAYFHTEEYFEGNLDGGNKSSKYVNDIIIKPADRHNLLRPETVESLFILYRITEDPKYREWGWQIFEAFEKFTRIDAGGYTSLDDVTTLPPQRRDKMETFFLGETLKYLYLLFGDSSNIPLDKFVFNTEAHPIPIEGTSMKK; encoded by the exons ATGCTGACACGTTCAAGTCCTTCCCAGTCTGTTAACCATGGACTAGCCAATGATACTAGGATTAAGAAAGATGGTAACGTCGTTTTCAGTGGTGGCAGCAGACTTGGAAAGTTTTTCAGAAAACCACCTAGGCTTCCTCCTCAATTACCTCCTGGTGGAAGAGGTAGTATCAACTCTGCTAGGCAAAAAAAAGTTAAGGAGGCTTTTCTCCACGCGTGGTTGGGCTATAAAAAGTATGCAATGGGTTATGATGAACTTATGCCTCTTAGCAGGCAAGGGACTGACGGGTTAGGTGGTCTTGGTGCTACTATTGTGGATGCTCTTGATACTGCTTTGATAATGGGTGCTGATGAAATTGCTTCTGAAGCAGGCACATGGATTGAAACGCACCTAGCAAGTAGGATTAGTGAAAAGGGCCAAGTCAATTTATTTGAAACTACCATACGTGTTTTAGGTGGTCTTTTAAGCGCATATCATTTAACATCTGCGGACAATGGGATGAATTCAACATCTAGAGGGCCTAATGCAACCGTGTATTTAGAAACTGCTAAAAACTTGGCTGATCGCCTGCTTTCTGCTTTTACTTCTAGTCCAACTCCTATCCCCTTTAGTGATGTTGTTCTCCGTGATTCTTCAGCACATGCAGCACCTGATGGGTTGAGTAGTACTTCAGAAGTTTCTACTTTACAGCTTGAGTTCAATTATCTCAGTACTGTTTCTGGTGATCCTAAGTACAGTGTTGCAGCCATGAAAGTCTTGGAACACATGAAGACTCTTCAAAAGGTGGAAGGACTAGTTCCAATTTATATTAG CCCTCATTCTGGTGAATTTAGTGGAGAGAATATTAGATTGGGATCTCGTGGCGATAGCTACTATGAGTACCTAATTAAAATTTGGCTTCAGCGTGGTTCAAGTCAAGATAGTAATCTGACATATCTTCACAACATGTACGTGGAAGCAATGAAGGGCGTCAGGAACCTCCTTGTTCGGAAATCAATCCCAAATGGGTTGGTTTTTGTTGGAGAATTGCCTTATGGCTCTAAGGGTTCATTTAATCCAAAAATGGATCACCTG GTGTGCTTCTTGCCCGGTACTCTTGCACTTGGAGCAACGAAAGGCATTACAAAGGAAAAAGCTTTGCGAGACAATTTGCTCAACTTTGAAGACCTGGAAAATTTGAAGCTTGCTGAAGATTTGGCTAAAACATGCTTTGAGATGTATTCAGTAACGTCTACTGGTCTTGCCCCCGAAATAGCTTACTTTCATACAGAG GAATATTTTGAAGGAAATCTTGATGGTGGCAACAAGAGTTCAAAATATGTGAATGACATCATAATCAAACCTGCTGATCGTCATAATCTCTTACGTCCTGAAACTGTTGAatcattgtttattttgtatCGCATCACCGAAGATCCAaa ATATCGCGAATGGGGTTGGCAGATTTTTGAAGCCTTTGAGAAATTCACAAGAATTGATGCTGGTGGATACACTTCTTTGGACGATGTTACTACACTTCCTCCACAGAGAAGGGACAAGATGGAGACATTCTTTTTAGGCGAGACACtaaagtatttatatttattgtttggAGACAGCTCTAATATTCCTTTGGACAAGTTCGTATTTAACACAGAAGCTCATCCTATTCCAATTGAAGGCACTTCCATGAAAAAATGA
- the LOC107413728 gene encoding potassium channel KAT1 isoform X1, protein MSFSSTKNFFQRFCIDDQFQMGSLVHSSFFSSDLLPSLGARINQATKLRKYIISPFNPRYRAWEMLLVVLVIYSAWICPFEFAFLPYKQDALFIFDNIVNGFFAVDIFLTFFVAYLDSHSYLLVDDPKKIAMRYICTWFIFDVCSTAPFQSISLLSANHGSELGFKLLNMLRLWRLRRVSFLFARLEKDIRFNYFWTRCIKLISVTLFAVHCAGCFNYLIADRYPDPKRTWIGAVNPNFKEDSLRNRYVTSMYWSITTLTTTGYGDLHAENPREMLFDIFYMLFNLGLTSYLIGNMTNLVVHWTSRTRNFRDTVRAASEFAARNHLPPRIQDQMLSHICLRFKTEGLKQQETLNGLPRAIRSSISHYLFFPILQKAYLFQGVSHDFLFQLVSETEAEYFPPREDVILENEAPTDIYIIVSGAVELICNIDGHDQILGKAVAGDTFGEIGVLCYRPQPFTVRTSVLSQILRLNRVPLMNAIQANAEDGNIIMNNLFQCNSQKIKGQESLGCEYSEKDPGLILPDCHGEGDIEGCCSYKGCQDNSHDNQLKKEDLKVYSPKSIGKNETGKARTPTRSTLDVNWIKGDGQTALHAAVSKGHLEMVKILLERGANVNKPDARGWTPKTLAEKHGNKSIYDLLLSYEDRRKPDEHRIEFLAPEVGESTGNCQRQCEREESSQISHSHLNKVPKNSYSSALKPDRKRVTIHMQFQDRSESYRQFGKLIILPDSMEELFKIASEKFGGYKPTKVLNSENAEIDDISVIRDGDHLFLLHYDSDNTDFDVI, encoded by the exons ATGTCGTTTTCTAGCACCAAAAACTTCTTCCAGCGCTTCTGTATTGATGATCAATTCCAAATGGGAAGTCTTGTTCATAGCAGCTTCTTCTCTAGTGATCTCTTGCCTTCCCTTGGAGCCAGAATCAATCAGGCAACTAAACTTCGGAAATACATTATTTCCCCTTTCAATCCCCGTTATAG GGCTTGGGAGATGTTATTGGTTGTTCTGGTTATCTACTCTGCCTGGATTTGCCCATTCGAGTTTGCATTTCTGCCTTACAAGCAAGATGCTCTTTTCATATTCGACAACATTGTCAATGGCTTCTTCGCCGTCGACATCTTCCTCACCTTCTTTGTTGCATATCTTGACAGCCACTCCTACCTTCTGGTTGATGATCCCAAGAAAATTGCAATGAG GTACATATGTACCTGGTTTATTTTCGATGTCTGTTCCACGGCACCATTTCAATCCATTAGCCTCCTCTCCGCAAATCATGGCAGTGAACTCGGCTTTAAACTACTCAACATGCTTAGACTCTGGCGTCTCAGGCGAGTCAGCTTCCTGTTTGCAAG aCTGGAGAAGGACATCCGCTTCAATTACTTCTGGACTCGCTGCATTAAGCTCATCTCT GTAACCCTGTTTGCAGTACACTGTGCTGGATGCTTCAATTACCTGATTGCAGATAGATACCCCGACCCGAAACGAACCTGGATTGGAGCAGTCAACCCGAATTTCAAAGAAGATAGTCTTCGGAACAGATATGTAACATCAATGTATTGGTCTATCACCACACTTACTACCACTGGTTATGGGGATTTGCACGCGGAAAACCCGAGGGAGATGCTGTTTGATATCTTTTACATGCTGTTCAATCTTGGATTGACTTCCTACCTCATTGGAAATATGACCAACCTTGTCGTTCACTGGACCAGCCGCACCAGAAACTTC AGGGACACGGTTAGAGCTGCATCAGAATTTGCTGCACGAAATCACTTGCCGCCTCGCATCCAGGATCAGATGTTGTCACATATATGTTTGAGGTTTAAAACAGAAGGATTGAAGCAGCAAGAAACCCTCAATGGTTTGCCCAGAGCAATACGTTCAAGCATTTCGCACTATCTCTTCTTCCCCATTTTGCAGAAAGCATATCTATTTCAAGGAGTTTCTCATGATTTCCTTTTCCAATTG GTTTCGGAGACTGAGGCTGAGTACTTCCCACCAAGGGAAGATGTTATTCTGGAGAATGAGGCTCCTACTGATATCTACATTATTGTTTCAGGAGCAGTG GAATTGATTTGCAATATCGATGGGCACGATCAA ATTCTTGGGAAAGCAGTTGCAGGAGATACATTTGGAGAAATAGGAGTCCTATGTTACAGACCGCAGCCATTCACAGTTCGGACCTCTGTGCTTTCTCAAATTTTACGACTGAACAGAGTTCCACTGATGAACGCTATACAAGCAAATGCAGAAGATGGGAACATAATTATGAATAATCTTTTCCAG TGCAATTCACAGAAAATCAAAGGGCAAGAAAGCTTAGGCTGTGAATACTCAGAGAAAGATCCAGGATTGATCCTTCCAGACTGCCATGGTGAAGGAGACATAGAAGGTTGCTGTTCTTACAAGGGATGTCAAGACAATTCACATGACAATCAATTAAAGAAGGAAGATCTGAAAGTTTATTCCCCAAAATCGATAGGAAAGAATGAAACAGGCAAAGCTCGTACCCCTACTAGATCAACATTGGATGTAAACTGGATAAAGGGGGATGGCCAAACAGCTCTTCATGCGGCTGTTTCCAAGGGACATCTTGAAATGGTTAAGATTTTGCTTGAAAGAGGAGCAAACGTAAACAAACCAGATGCCAGAGGATGGACTCCAAAAACCTTAGCAGAAAAGCATGGAAACAAGAGTATATATGATCTGTTACTAAGTTACGAAGATAGAAGAAAACCAGACGAACATAGAATTGAGTTCCTTGCGCCAGAAGTGGGTGAGAGCACTGGGAATTGTCAAAGACAATGTGAAAGAGAGGAGAGTTCCCAGATTTCCCACTCTCACTTAAATAAGGTTCCAAAGAACTCCTACTCAAGCGCTTTGAAACCAGACAGGAAGAGAGTCACCATCCATATGCAGTTTCAAGACAGAAGTGAATCATACCGGCAGTTCGGGAAGTTAATAATTCTACCTGACTCAATGGAAGAGCTGTTCAAGATTGCCA GTGAAAAATTTGGAGGCTACAAACCAACAAAAGTCCTAAACTCTGAGAATGCAGAAATAGATGACATAAGTGTCATTCGCGATGGCGATCATCTGTTTCTACTTCATTATGATAGTGACAATACTGATTTTGATGTCATCTAA
- the LOC107413762 gene encoding mannosyl-oligosaccharide 1,2-alpha-mannosidase MNS3 isoform X1 — protein MSSKTLPYSNKDVHYDNAKFRHRSLFKVITQTFLTSNVKHNCISCSTGKFLMLLMILGIACLMLTRSSPSQSVNHGLANDTRIKKDGNVVFSGGSRLGKFFRKPPRLPPQLPPGGRGSINSARQKKVKEAFLHAWLGYKKYAMGYDELMPLSRQGTDGLGGLGATIVDALDTALIMGADEIASEAGTWIETHLASRISEKGQVNLFETTIRVLGGLLSAYHLTSADNGMNSTSRGPNATVYLETAKNLADRLLSAFTSSPTPIPFSDVVLRDSSAHAAPDGLSSTSEVSTLQLEFNYLSTVSGDPKYSVAAMKVLEHMKTLQKVEGLVPIYISPHSGEFSGENIRLGSRGDSYYEYLIKIWLQRGSSQDSNLTYLHNMYVEAMKGVRNLLVRKSIPNGLVFVGELPYGSKGSFNPKMDHLVCFLPGTLALGATKGITKEKALRDNLLNFEDLENLKLAEDLAKTCFEMYSVTSTGLAPEIAYFHTEEYFEGNLDGGNKSSKYVNDIIIKPADRHNLLRPETVESLFILYRITEDPKYREWGWQIFEAFEKFTRIDAGGYTSLDDVTTLPPQRRDKMETFFLGETLKYLYLLFGDSSNIPLDKFVFNTEAHPIPIEGTSMKK, from the exons ATGTCTTCCAAGACTCTGCCTTACTCCAACAAAGATGTTCACTACGACAACGCCAAGTTCCGCCATCGTTCCCTTTTCAAG GTCATTACTCAGACTTTTCTCACCAGTAATGTAAAGCATAACTGTATAAGCTGTAGCACAGGAAAGTTTCTAATGTTATTAATGATATTAGGTATAGCATGTCTTATGCTGACACGTTCAAGTCCTTCCCAGTCTGTTAACCATGGACTAGCCAATGATACTAGGATTAAGAAAGATGGTAACGTCGTTTTCAGTGGTGGCAGCAGACTTGGAAAGTTTTTCAGAAAACCACCTAGGCTTCCTCCTCAATTACCTCCTGGTGGAAGAGGTAGTATCAACTCTGCTAGGCAAAAAAAAGTTAAGGAGGCTTTTCTCCACGCGTGGTTGGGCTATAAAAAGTATGCAATGGGTTATGATGAACTTATGCCTCTTAGCAGGCAAGGGACTGACGGGTTAGGTGGTCTTGGTGCTACTATTGTGGATGCTCTTGATACTGCTTTGATAATGGGTGCTGATGAAATTGCTTCTGAAGCAGGCACATGGATTGAAACGCACCTAGCAAGTAGGATTAGTGAAAAGGGCCAAGTCAATTTATTTGAAACTACCATACGTGTTTTAGGTGGTCTTTTAAGCGCATATCATTTAACATCTGCGGACAATGGGATGAATTCAACATCTAGAGGGCCTAATGCAACCGTGTATTTAGAAACTGCTAAAAACTTGGCTGATCGCCTGCTTTCTGCTTTTACTTCTAGTCCAACTCCTATCCCCTTTAGTGATGTTGTTCTCCGTGATTCTTCAGCACATGCAGCACCTGATGGGTTGAGTAGTACTTCAGAAGTTTCTACTTTACAGCTTGAGTTCAATTATCTCAGTACTGTTTCTGGTGATCCTAAGTACAGTGTTGCAGCCATGAAAGTCTTGGAACACATGAAGACTCTTCAAAAGGTGGAAGGACTAGTTCCAATTTATATTAG CCCTCATTCTGGTGAATTTAGTGGAGAGAATATTAGATTGGGATCTCGTGGCGATAGCTACTATGAGTACCTAATTAAAATTTGGCTTCAGCGTGGTTCAAGTCAAGATAGTAATCTGACATATCTTCACAACATGTACGTGGAAGCAATGAAGGGCGTCAGGAACCTCCTTGTTCGGAAATCAATCCCAAATGGGTTGGTTTTTGTTGGAGAATTGCCTTATGGCTCTAAGGGTTCATTTAATCCAAAAATGGATCACCTG GTGTGCTTCTTGCCCGGTACTCTTGCACTTGGAGCAACGAAAGGCATTACAAAGGAAAAAGCTTTGCGAGACAATTTGCTCAACTTTGAAGACCTGGAAAATTTGAAGCTTGCTGAAGATTTGGCTAAAACATGCTTTGAGATGTATTCAGTAACGTCTACTGGTCTTGCCCCCGAAATAGCTTACTTTCATACAGAG GAATATTTTGAAGGAAATCTTGATGGTGGCAACAAGAGTTCAAAATATGTGAATGACATCATAATCAAACCTGCTGATCGTCATAATCTCTTACGTCCTGAAACTGTTGAatcattgtttattttgtatCGCATCACCGAAGATCCAaa ATATCGCGAATGGGGTTGGCAGATTTTTGAAGCCTTTGAGAAATTCACAAGAATTGATGCTGGTGGATACACTTCTTTGGACGATGTTACTACACTTCCTCCACAGAGAAGGGACAAGATGGAGACATTCTTTTTAGGCGAGACACtaaagtatttatatttattgtttggAGACAGCTCTAATATTCCTTTGGACAAGTTCGTATTTAACACAGAAGCTCATCCTATTCCAATTGAAGGCACTTCCATGAAAAAATGA
- the LOC107413781 gene encoding uncharacterized protein LOC107413781, whose product MRSEQIAKHIDDAEIYHGEAICKQKSRQLLQDMSLPQGLLPLNDVVEFGFNRTSGFVWLRQKTTKEHQFRAIGRSVSYDTEVMAFVEERRLRRLTGVKSKELLIWVTISDIIVNDSDPTKITFSNPTGISKTFPASAFELDDDDNGAARRK is encoded by the coding sequence atgagatCAGAGCAAATCGCAAAGCACATTGACGACGCCGAGATCTACCATGGCGAGGCCATCTGCAAGCAAAAGTCCCGCCAGCTCCTCCAAGACATGTCTCTGCCCCAGGGGCTCCTCCCCTTAAACGACGTCGTGGAGTTCGGCTTCAACCGCACCTCCGGCTTCGTCTGGCTCAGGCAGAAGACCACCAAGGAGCACCAATTCCGTGCTATTGGTCGCAGCGTTTCTTACGACACCGAAGTCATGGCCTTCGTGGAGGAGCGTCGGCTAAGGAGGCTCACTGGAGTGAAGAGCAAGGAACTCCTCATCTGGGTCACCATTTCCGACATAATAGTCAATGACTCCGATCCCACCAAGATCACCTTCTCCAATCCCACTGGCATCTCCAAGACATTCCCGGCCTCGGCGTTTGAGCTCGACGACGATGACAATGGCGCTGCTCGGAGAAAATGA
- the LOC107413772 gene encoding nuclear intron maturase 1, mitochondrial — MSVRTTIKHIGCNNFCLLKTLARSLSTSLSAPPRQPRSQLQPATTTRIYKDQQDPYSLLKEDPIQICSSLWVKAFSSPSTISFPNLTGFLSKFDLWVLAYQRSCAHVTGTFPPRNAIHFNVLHDLLCLRNAVVHGQFSWNKKIHQYVRSPNDKPLNMVSKRKLQAMLDSNEPCFQDRIVQEVLLMILEPVFEARFSRKSHAFRPGRNAHTVIRTIRSNFAGYLWFLKGDLTEIFENVDRYMVMDCLGKAVKDKKILGLINSALRAPIQNRSRGDADAQLSKKKKKKGPKKKKILNENEPKPDPYWLRTFFSFAPEEAAKVPSYGYCGILSPLLANICLNELDYMMEDKIVEFFRPSRLDSIWKDSINDGCHNPSWPEFVPSSGKEKTRKMDYIRYGGHFLIGIRGPREEAVNIRKQIIEFCEGKFGIRLDNTKLEIEHITRGIQFLDHIICRRVIHPTLHYTATGGKIVSEKGVGTLLSVTASLQQCIRQFRRLEFVKGDKDPEPLPCTPMLYSGQAHTNSQMNKFLETIADWYRYADNRKKVVGFCAYVIRSSVAKLYAARYRLKSRAKVYKIASRDLSRPLRESSNNSAPEYSDLLRMGLVDAIEGVRFSHMSSIPSCDYTPFPRNWIPDHERVLHEYIKLEDPKFFCHLHRSIKRQGLSLPQDEISEMVWDFKTLGVHNYLRNVENETKTLSHEMSCAS; from the coding sequence ATGTCAGTCAGAACCACCATCAAACATATTGGGTGCAACAACTTCTGCTTGCTCAAAACCCTTGCTCGCAGTCTCTCTACTTCCCTCTCCGCACCACCTCGGCAACCACGATCACAATTACAACCAGCAACGACCACCCGAATTTACAAAGACCAGCAAGACCCATATTCCCTGCTCAAAGAAGACCCAATTCAGATATGCTCCTCCCTGTGGGTCAAAGCCTTCTCTTCCCCATCCACCATCTCCTTCCCCAACCTCACCGGCTTCCTTTCCAAATTCGACCTCTGGGTCTTAGCCTACCAGCGCTCCTGCGCTCACGTGACCGGCACGTTCCCACCTCGCAACGCCATCCACTTCAATGTCCTCCACGATCTTCTCTGCCTCCGGAACGCTGTTGTACACGGTCAGTTCTCATGGAACAAGAAGATCCACCAATATGTTCGAAGCCCCAATGACAAACCCCTCAATATGGTCTCCAAGCGCAAGCTCCAGGCCATGCTCGATTCCAACGAGCCCTGTTTTCAGGACCGGATCGTCCAGGAGGTGTTGTTGATGATTTTGGAGCCGGTTTTTGAAGCCCGGTTCTCGAGGAAATCGCACGCGTTTCGACCCGGTCGGAATGCCCACACTGTTATTCGGACCATTCGGAGCAACTTTGCTGGGTACCTGTGGTTCCTGAAAGGTGATTTAACTGAAATTTTTGAGAATGTGGATAGATATATGGTGATGGATTGCTTAGGAAAGGCCGTGAAAGACAAGAAAATCTTGGGTCTGATAAATTCGGCGCTTAGAGCTCCGATTCAGAATCGATCACGTGGAGATGCTGATGCGCAGTTgagtaagaagaagaaaaagaaagggcctaagaagaagaaaattctgAATGAGAATGAGCCGAAACCTGACCCGTATTGGTTGAGAACATTCTTCAGTTTCGCTCCTGAAGAGGCTGCTAAGGTACCTTCTTATGGTTACTGTGGAATTCTAAGTCCTTTACTTGCCAATATTTGTCTCAATGAATTAGACTATATGATGGAAGATAAAATAGTTGAATTTTTTAGGCCATCTAGGCTTGATTCTATATGGAAAGATTCAATAAATGATGGATGTCATAACCCGTCCTGGCCTGAGTTTGTTCCATCCAGTGGGAAGGAAAAAACTAGAAAAATGGATTACATTAGATATGGAGGTCATTTCTTGATTGGAATCCGAGGGCCTAGAGAAGAGGCTGTGAATATAAGGAAGCAAATAATTGAGTTTTGTGAGGGCAAGTTTGGAATAAGATTAGATAATACAAAATTGGAGATTGAGCACATAACTAGAGGGATTCAGTTCTTGGATCATATAATATGCCGCAGGGTGATACACCCGACACTCCATTACACGGCTACCGGAGGTAAAATTGTGAGTGAGAAAGGTGTAGGGACTTTGCTTTCAGTTACTGCTAGTCTGCAACAATGTATTCGTCAGTTCAGACGGCTTGAGTTTGTTAAGGGTGATAAAGACCCCGAGCCGCTACCTTGCACTCCAATGCTTTACTCAGGTCAAGCTCATACTAATTCCCAGATGAATAAATTCCTTGAAACAATTGCTGATTGGTACAGATATGCTGATAATCGCAAGAAGGTAGTTGGTTTTTGTGCTTATGTGATTCGTAGCTCTGTGGCTAAACTGTATGCAGCAAGGTACAGATTAAAATCTAGAGCCAAGGTATATAAAATTGCTTCACGTGATCTCAGTCGTCCGCTGAGGGAAAGCAGCAACAATTCTGCACCCGAATATTCTGATCTTTTGAGGATGGGACTTGTTGATGCAATTGAAGGTGTTCGATTCTCGCACATGTCCTCCATTCCATCGTGTGATTACACTCCGTTTCCAAGGAACTGGATACCAGATCATGAGCGGGTTTTACATGAATATATTAAACTTGAAGACCCGAAATTCTTCTGTCACTTGCATAGATCAATTAAACGACAAGGATTGAGTTTGCCCCAAGATGAGATATCTGAAATGGTGTGGGATTTTAAAACTCTCGGGGTACATAACTACCTGCGCAATGttgaaaatgaaacaaaaacttTATCCCATGAAATGTCTTGTGCATCGTGA
- the LOC107413728 gene encoding potassium channel KAT1 isoform X2, whose product MSFSSTKNFFQRFCIDDQFQMGSLVHSSFFSSDLLPSLGARINQATKLRKYIISPFNPRYRAWEMLLVVLVIYSAWICPFEFAFLPYKQDALFIFDNIVNGFFAVDIFLTFFVAYLDSHSYLLVDDPKKIAMRYICTWFIFDVCSTAPFQSISLLSANHGSELGFKLLNMLRLWRLRRVSFLFARLEKDIRFNYFWTRCIKLISVTLFAVHCAGCFNYLIADRYPDPKRTWIGAVNPNFKEDSLRNRYVTSMYWSITTLTTTGYGDLHAENPREMLFDIFYMLFNLGLTSYLIGNMTNLVVHWTSRTRNFRDTVRAASEFAARNHLPPRIQDQMLSHICLRFKTEGLKQQETLNGLPRAIRSSISHYLFFPILQKAYLFQGVSHDFLFQLVSETEAEYFPPREDVILENEAPTDIYIIVSGAVELICNIDGHDQILGKAVAGDTFGEIGVLCYRPQPFTVRTSVLSQILRLNRVPLMNAIQANAEDGNIIMNNLFQKIKGQESLGCEYSEKDPGLILPDCHGEGDIEGCCSYKGCQDNSHDNQLKKEDLKVYSPKSIGKNETGKARTPTRSTLDVNWIKGDGQTALHAAVSKGHLEMVKILLERGANVNKPDARGWTPKTLAEKHGNKSIYDLLLSYEDRRKPDEHRIEFLAPEVGESTGNCQRQCEREESSQISHSHLNKVPKNSYSSALKPDRKRVTIHMQFQDRSESYRQFGKLIILPDSMEELFKIASEKFGGYKPTKVLNSENAEIDDISVIRDGDHLFLLHYDSDNTDFDVI is encoded by the exons ATGTCGTTTTCTAGCACCAAAAACTTCTTCCAGCGCTTCTGTATTGATGATCAATTCCAAATGGGAAGTCTTGTTCATAGCAGCTTCTTCTCTAGTGATCTCTTGCCTTCCCTTGGAGCCAGAATCAATCAGGCAACTAAACTTCGGAAATACATTATTTCCCCTTTCAATCCCCGTTATAG GGCTTGGGAGATGTTATTGGTTGTTCTGGTTATCTACTCTGCCTGGATTTGCCCATTCGAGTTTGCATTTCTGCCTTACAAGCAAGATGCTCTTTTCATATTCGACAACATTGTCAATGGCTTCTTCGCCGTCGACATCTTCCTCACCTTCTTTGTTGCATATCTTGACAGCCACTCCTACCTTCTGGTTGATGATCCCAAGAAAATTGCAATGAG GTACATATGTACCTGGTTTATTTTCGATGTCTGTTCCACGGCACCATTTCAATCCATTAGCCTCCTCTCCGCAAATCATGGCAGTGAACTCGGCTTTAAACTACTCAACATGCTTAGACTCTGGCGTCTCAGGCGAGTCAGCTTCCTGTTTGCAAG aCTGGAGAAGGACATCCGCTTCAATTACTTCTGGACTCGCTGCATTAAGCTCATCTCT GTAACCCTGTTTGCAGTACACTGTGCTGGATGCTTCAATTACCTGATTGCAGATAGATACCCCGACCCGAAACGAACCTGGATTGGAGCAGTCAACCCGAATTTCAAAGAAGATAGTCTTCGGAACAGATATGTAACATCAATGTATTGGTCTATCACCACACTTACTACCACTGGTTATGGGGATTTGCACGCGGAAAACCCGAGGGAGATGCTGTTTGATATCTTTTACATGCTGTTCAATCTTGGATTGACTTCCTACCTCATTGGAAATATGACCAACCTTGTCGTTCACTGGACCAGCCGCACCAGAAACTTC AGGGACACGGTTAGAGCTGCATCAGAATTTGCTGCACGAAATCACTTGCCGCCTCGCATCCAGGATCAGATGTTGTCACATATATGTTTGAGGTTTAAAACAGAAGGATTGAAGCAGCAAGAAACCCTCAATGGTTTGCCCAGAGCAATACGTTCAAGCATTTCGCACTATCTCTTCTTCCCCATTTTGCAGAAAGCATATCTATTTCAAGGAGTTTCTCATGATTTCCTTTTCCAATTG GTTTCGGAGACTGAGGCTGAGTACTTCCCACCAAGGGAAGATGTTATTCTGGAGAATGAGGCTCCTACTGATATCTACATTATTGTTTCAGGAGCAGTG GAATTGATTTGCAATATCGATGGGCACGATCAA ATTCTTGGGAAAGCAGTTGCAGGAGATACATTTGGAGAAATAGGAGTCCTATGTTACAGACCGCAGCCATTCACAGTTCGGACCTCTGTGCTTTCTCAAATTTTACGACTGAACAGAGTTCCACTGATGAACGCTATACAAGCAAATGCAGAAGATGGGAACATAATTATGAATAATCTTTTCCAG AAAATCAAAGGGCAAGAAAGCTTAGGCTGTGAATACTCAGAGAAAGATCCAGGATTGATCCTTCCAGACTGCCATGGTGAAGGAGACATAGAAGGTTGCTGTTCTTACAAGGGATGTCAAGACAATTCACATGACAATCAATTAAAGAAGGAAGATCTGAAAGTTTATTCCCCAAAATCGATAGGAAAGAATGAAACAGGCAAAGCTCGTACCCCTACTAGATCAACATTGGATGTAAACTGGATAAAGGGGGATGGCCAAACAGCTCTTCATGCGGCTGTTTCCAAGGGACATCTTGAAATGGTTAAGATTTTGCTTGAAAGAGGAGCAAACGTAAACAAACCAGATGCCAGAGGATGGACTCCAAAAACCTTAGCAGAAAAGCATGGAAACAAGAGTATATATGATCTGTTACTAAGTTACGAAGATAGAAGAAAACCAGACGAACATAGAATTGAGTTCCTTGCGCCAGAAGTGGGTGAGAGCACTGGGAATTGTCAAAGACAATGTGAAAGAGAGGAGAGTTCCCAGATTTCCCACTCTCACTTAAATAAGGTTCCAAAGAACTCCTACTCAAGCGCTTTGAAACCAGACAGGAAGAGAGTCACCATCCATATGCAGTTTCAAGACAGAAGTGAATCATACCGGCAGTTCGGGAAGTTAATAATTCTACCTGACTCAATGGAAGAGCTGTTCAAGATTGCCA GTGAAAAATTTGGAGGCTACAAACCAACAAAAGTCCTAAACTCTGAGAATGCAGAAATAGATGACATAAGTGTCATTCGCGATGGCGATCATCTGTTTCTACTTCATTATGATAGTGACAATACTGATTTTGATGTCATCTAA